In a genomic window of Rhododendron vialii isolate Sample 1 chromosome 12a, ASM3025357v1:
- the LOC131309487 gene encoding uncharacterized protein LOC131309487 produces MTSKIIAKEIVDEVRSKPSYTPIECLKHFEGRYGCLIGYYHAWLAVEKANKELFGDFQLSFDKLRWYAEELKEKNPGTVMDVEYCNETNRFIRFFPAFDACIKGFNYCRPILAVDGTFLKGRYKGTLLSAIGKDADQVDIVFCCCLLLEYDYFLLLSALLTLRQRQIGNGFWKSCRQLLRVLGLLRSLRIVTLHLKGNLRDKLSGRLSNGFREKVVNLFNDCAHAPTVITFDKALEELCTVGGASAKNFVESFPLERWANVYLKVDDMVK; encoded by the exons ATGACCTCAAAAATTATTGCCAAAGAAATTGTTGATGAGGTTCGTTCGAAGCCATCTTACACACCGATAGAGTGTTTGAAACATTTTGAGGGACGATATGGTTGTTTGATTGGTTATTACCATGCATGGTTAGCAGTTGAGAAAGCAAATAAGGAGCTATTTGGTgattttcaattatcttttgacAAACTCCGCTGGTATGCTGAggaattaaaggagaaaaaccCGGGGACTGTTATGGATGTGGAATATTGCAATGAAACTAATCGGTTTATAAGGTTTTTCCCGGCGTTTGATGCATGCATTAAAGGCTTCAACTATTGTCGTCCTATTTTGGCTGTTGATGGTACCTTTTTGAAGGGGAGATACAAAGGAACGCTTCTCTCAGCTATAGGAAAGGATGCCGATCAAG TTgatattgttttttgttgttgccttTTGTTGGAGTATGATTATTTCCTCTTGCTATCGGCGTTGTTGACTCTGAGACAGAGGCAAATTGGCAATGGTTTTTGGAAAAGCTGTCGACAGTTATTACGTGTTCTCGGCCTCTTACGTTCTTTACGGATCGTCACTCTG CATTTGAAGGGAAACCTTAGGGATAAGCTTTCAGGTCGACTCTCAAATGGGTTTAGGGAGAAAGTAGTCAATCTTTTCAATGATTGTGCACATGCTCCTACTGTGATAACTTTTGACAAGGCTCTTGAAGAGCTATGTACTGTTGGTGGAGCGAGTGCAAAGAATTTTGTTGAGTCATTTCCGCTTGAGAGATGGGCAAACGTGTACTTGAAGGTAGACGATATGGTGAAATGA
- the LOC131309488 gene encoding stress response protein NST1-like translates to MKWDMSDLPEALARTPLESLNPEMVKDAELEPINEKEKKLLHFLEQIENKSDVKDDDARECSLDDDGSKFEKDEGVEETNNDTNNLISDLLKEIDRLKEESKEKDRVIQTLQQKIAELERDHVLYEDAAEQMFDYETEVRTVHDEKGILQEEIVQKEVELEGLYVSNDLLEEKLEKSEKDKASFEDGLDDMVTHMVTQEYHDKEEDKEKMQEEEQSKEGEVEQTISERVEIATGLHDEILSDEVIDKTISQIFKDTQEGERKEQKKRKREQDDIDPSSMVKDLKGKDDRTVKMEEGFIYYNRNQKERKKSNSTFEMTKLFNYISEEDMDLLDTIYEFEKEDKKAFIWHNPVNNDTVTIEDVLNLLNEGDIGNTCIDGLTHILERQEEKTAKTQGNCFYITSTCWTLIKEKADARTNLINEKLKELDKVIDINGVAFYKYLIFPMNSMGGRKVKAPDHWTLLVYDTSKQQWMHYNSLTMPKKKKDPYLTDASIVKEYVEEQMRKLTLSKPPSFELISTPKPTLFPTNTLSAPISSIDDAPQQQHGS, encoded by the exons ATGAAGTGGGATATGAGTGATTTACCAGAAGCGTTGGCACGAACACCATTGGAATCCCTTAATCCAGAAATGGTAAAGGATGCAGAATTGGAGCCCATCaacgagaaagagaaaaagttgttgcattttcttgaacaaattgaaaataagagtGATGTGAAGGATGATGATGCTCGGGAGTGCAGCTTGGACGACGATGGATCGAAATTTGAGAAGGACGAGGGGGTTGAGGAGACTAACAATGATACCAACAACCTAATTTCCGACCTACTCAAAGAAATTGACAGGTTGAAGGAAGAATCGAAGGAAAAGGACAGAGTAATTCAAACtttgcaacaaaaaatagcTGAACTTGAAAGGGACCATGTACTGTATGAAGACGCCGCTGAGCAAATGTTTGACTATGAAACAGAAGTCAGGACGGTACATGATGAAAAGGGTATCCTGCAGGAAGAAATTGTGCAAAAGGAGGTTGAACTAGAAGGTTTGTACGTCAGCAACGACTTATTAgaggaaaaacttgaaaaatctgaaaaagacAAAGCAAGTTTCGAAGATGGCCTAGATGACATGGTAACCCATATGGTTACACAAGAATACCAC gacaaagaagaagacaaagagaaaatgcaagaagagGAGCAGAGCAAGGAAGGAGAAGTTGAACAAACTATCAGTGAAAGAGTTGAGATAGCAACTGGATTGCATGATGAAATTTTGTCTGACGAAGTCATTGACAAAACAATCTCCCAAATCTTCAAAGACACacaggaaggagaaaggaaagaacaaaagaaaaggaagagagaacaaGATGATATTGACCCGTCGTCAATGGTAAAAGATCTGAAGGGCAAAGATGACAGAACAGTGAAGATGGAGGAAGGGTTCATCTACTATAATAGAAAccagaaggaaagaaagaaaagcaattCTACATTTGAAATGACAAAGCTGTTCAATTACATTTCGGAGGAAGATATGGATCTACTAGATACGATTTATGAATTtgagaaagaagacaaaaa AGCTTTCATCTGGCACAACCCAGTCAACAATGATACAGTTACAATCGAAGACGTCCTGAATCTGTTGAACGAGGGTGATATTGGAAACACG TGCATTGATGGGCTCACTCACATTTTGGAAAGACAGGAAGAAAAGACAGCAAAAACACAGGGGAACTGCTTCTACATTACATCCACCTGTTGG ACACTAATCAAAGAAAAAGCTGATGCAAGAACAAACTTAATCAACGAAAAGCTGAAAGAACTAGACAAAGTTATCGACATAAATGGTGTTGCATTCTACAAATATCTCATATTCCCGATGAATTCAATGGGAGGCAGAAAAGTGAAAGCTCCTGATCATTGGACTCTTCTGGTCTACGATACTTCCAAGCAACAATGGATGCACTACAATTCTTTGACGATGcccaagaaaaagaaggatCCTTACTTGACAGATGCCTCCATTGTG AAAGAGTACGTGGAAGAGCAAATGAGGAAGTTGACTCTTAGTAAACcaccaagctttgaactcattTCTACACCTAAACCAACACTGTTTCCAACCAACACACTCAGTGCTCCAATAAGCTCCATTGATGATGCGCCTCAGCAACAACATGGATCGTAA
- the LOC131309490 gene encoding DEK domain-containing chromatin-associated protein 4-like, producing the protein MRARKNSPSIAVKKTTDQKEDDDDDETQTKETEQEKNDIESPQKRRASQKSPVKVLEEDDEEDEQEDVEEDKEEDEKENEEDEEEDEEDDKFVKVKGKRKKSSPRLPKKRVKKQEGKKEKQENEDVVEIKKESCQYRSNLVSLVRLLKRRKFTPLHVREIKKTPFANLLFAMTKPEINELFVKKSDEITLKLVKKYKGEGHFDLGGKLVKISVKDLTLIFGIKSGPIKIHLQGNPRRPNSDFLDRVFKNQKEMLVSRMKIFLRKSFYKRFYSKCAGHRTCANDVGSCDNLCPTLTTKIKLGLLSIH; encoded by the exons ATGCGAGCAAGAAAGAACTCACCTTCAATTGCTGTAAAGAAAACAACAGATCAAaaggaagatgatgatgatgatgaaacaCAAACAAAGGAAACTGAACAGGAGAAGAATGACATTGAATCGCCACAAAAAAGGAGGGCTTCACAGAAATCACCTGTTAAAG TCTTagaggaagatgatgaagaagacgAGCAGGAAGATGTTGAGGAAGACAAGGAGGAAgatgagaaagaaaatgaggaagaCGAGGAGGAAGACGAGGAGGATGACAAGTTCGTCAAGGTCAAGGGAAAAAGGAAGAAGTCTAGCCCACGTCTTCctaaaaaaagggtaaaaaaacaagaaggaaaaaaggagAAACAGGAGAACGAAGATGTTGTTGAGATCAAAAAAGAGAGCTGCCAATACAG GTCTAATCTCGTCAGCCTTGTACGGCTTCTGAAACGCAGAAAATTCACTCCTCTCCATGTTCGTGAGATCAAAAAAACCCCTTTTGCAAATCTCTTGTTTGCAATGACCAAACCGGAAATTAATGAACTTTTCGTGAAGAAAAGCGATGAAATTACATTGAAGTTGGTCAAAAAGTACAAAGGGGAGGGACACTTTGATCTTGGTGGCAAATTAGTTAAGATAAGTGTCAAGGATTTGACACTTATCTTTGGAATCAAATCTGGACCAATCAAAATACACCTCCAGGGGAACCCGAGAAGGCCAAATTCAGATTTTCTCGACAGAgtcttcaaaaaccaaaaggaaATGTTAGTTTCAAGGATGAAGATATTCTTGAGAAAAAGCTTTTACAAAAGATTCTACTCAAAGTGCGCAGGACATCGCACGTGTGCTAATGATGTTGGTTCTTGCGACAATCTTTGTCCCACTCTCACAACCAAAATTAAGCTGGGCTTACTGTCCATTCATTGA
- the LOC131309491 gene encoding probable serine acetyltransferase 1, whose translation MPVQDLTPPPAAAQNGAVKSSEAGDETWVWAQIKAEARRDAESEPTLARATSTQPSSPAQALCCSTLLYNLFLDTLSSSTIADLPAARECERDPTCTSFSH comes from the coding sequence ATGCCCGTCCAAGACCTCACACCTCCGCCCGCCGCCGCACAAAACGGCGCCGTCAAGAGCAGCGAAGCCGGAGACGAGACCTGGGTATGGGCCCAGATCAAGGCCGAGGCCCGCCGTGATGCCGAGTCGGAGCCGACCCTGGCCAGAGCTACCTCTACTCAACCATCATCTCCCGCTCAAGCTCTCTGCTGCTCCACCCTCCTCTACAACCTCTTCCTCGAcaccctctcctcctccaccattGCCGACCTCCCCGCTGCCCGCGAGTGCGAGCGCGACCCCACCTGCACCTCCTTTTCCCACTGA
- the LOC131310206 gene encoding cytochrome b-c1 complex subunit Rieske-4, mitochondrial-like has translation MLRVAGRRLSSSIPWRSSPASSSSAFIAGNPLNGRDSSSDGNGPQSISSPDYTFSLASEFLHPIRGFASESLAPTHDIGMISDLPATVAAVKNPTSKIVYDEHNHERYSPGDPSKRAFAYFVLTGGRFVYASLIRLLVLKFVLSMSASKDVLALASLEVDLSSIEPGSTVTVKWRGKPVFIRRRTEDDIKLANSVDVASLRDPQDDSSRVKNPEWLVVVGVCTHLGCIPLPNAGDFGGWFCPCHGSHYDISGRIRKGPAPYNLEVPTYSFLEENKLMIG, from the exons atgtTGAGAGTTGCAGGGAGGAGGCTATCTTCTTCTATTCCATGGAGATCTTCTCCCGCTTCATCATCTTCGGCCTTCATCGCCGGGAACCCGCTCAACGGTCGCGATTCATCCTCCGATGGAAATGGCCCCCAATCCATCTCCTCACCTGACTACACATTTTCACTCGCCTCCGAATTCCTCCATCCAATTAGAG GATTTGCTTCTGAATCTCTGGCTCCCACACATGACATTGGTATGATCTCAGACCTCCCAGCTACTGTGGCAGCTGTCAAGAATCCTACCTCGAAAATAGTTTATGATGAGCACAATCATGAGCGTTATTCACCAGGGGACCCAAGCAAACGTGCATTTGCATACTTTGTGCTGACTGGTGGCAGGTTTGTGTATGCTTCCTTGATCCGTCTTCTGGTACTCAAGTTTGTCTTGAGCATGTCTGCCAGTAAGGATGTTCTTGCCCTTGCCTCCCTTGAGGTAGACCTCTCCAGCATTGAACCTGGATCCACTGTTACGGTCAAGTGGCGTGGTAAGCCAGTTTTCATCAGGCGCCGAACTGAGGACGACATCAAGTTGGCTAACAGTGTTGATGTTGCCTCACTCCGAGACCCACAGGACGACTCTTCCAGAGTTAAGAACCCAGAATGGCTTGTGGTAGTTGGGGTGTGCACCCATTTGGGGTGCATCCCCTTACCAAATGCTGGTGACTTTGGTGGATGGTTTTGCCCATGCCATGGATCGCATTATGACATATCTGGCAGGATCCGCAAGGGACCAGCACCTTACAATCTGGAGGTACCTACTTACAGCTTCTTGGAGGAAAACAAGTTGATGATTGGGTGA